One window of Methanofastidiosum sp. genomic DNA carries:
- a CDS encoding putative DNA modification/repair radical SAM protein: MTSLEKIIHLVTQSGYDCIGDEGKVFGDIDLSKIDALGQGTKHDICTSSSTKRVVNKNEVLGDVTKSGICHSFTANGRCVSMFKTLFTNYCTHDCKYCQNSKEYRGHKTVYSYTPEELAKITISLYKGNYIEGLFLSSGISSDEDLTTEKMIETLKILKDKYNFAGYIHFKVLPGVSYEYIKQASEMADRLSVNIETPSNAHLSELSSTKNYVNDILRRQYYIKKLELKKELPAGQTTQLVVGACGESDLEIFKRVLKEYREMTLKRVYYSVFNPVIGTSLEEVSAQPTWREHRLYQMDWLYRVYNFSEKEIKIAFDEEGFLNNKDPKLFIALKMLDSAIDPNEASYDELLRVPGIGPKSAYRIVNYRKKSKIYKREQLHNLGVRVKNATPFLKINGGEYFRIDRWIECKSH; encoded by the coding sequence ATGACTTCCCTTGAAAAAATAATTCATCTTGTAACTCAAAGTGGATATGATTGTATAGGTGATGAAGGGAAAGTATTTGGAGATATTGATTTATCTAAGATAGATGCCCTTGGACAAGGAACTAAACACGATATTTGTACATCTTCTTCAACTAAAAGAGTTGTAAATAAAAATGAAGTTTTAGGGGATGTAACGAAATCTGGAATTTGCCATTCTTTTACGGCAAACGGGCGTTGTGTTTCTATGTTCAAAACTCTTTTTACAAATTATTGTACTCACGATTGTAAATATTGCCAAAATTCAAAAGAATACCGAGGGCATAAAACTGTTTACTCTTATACCCCAGAAGAGTTAGCAAAAATAACAATATCACTCTATAAGGGAAATTACATAGAGGGTCTTTTCTTAAGTTCTGGGATTAGTTCAGACGAAGATCTTACAACGGAAAAGATGATCGAAACTCTAAAAATTTTGAAAGACAAATATAATTTTGCAGGTTATATTCACTTTAAGGTCTTGCCCGGAGTTTCTTACGAATATATCAAACAAGCATCTGAAATGGCCGATAGATTGAGTGTAAATATTGAAACTCCTTCAAACGCCCACCTTTCAGAGTTAAGTAGTACAAAAAATTATGTAAATGATATATTAAGAAGACAATATTATATAAAAAAATTGGAATTAAAAAAAGAGCTCCCAGCCGGCCAGACAACACAACTAGTAGTAGGTGCTTGTGGAGAAAGTGATCTTGAAATATTCAAAAGAGTTCTAAAAGAATACAGAGAAATGACGTTGAAAAGAGTATATTATTCCGTATTTAATCCTGTAATTGGGACTTCACTAGAAGAAGTATCTGCACAACCTACATGGCGAGAACATAGGCTTTATCAAATGGACTGGTTATACAGAGTATACAATTTTTCTGAAAAAGAAATTAAAATAGCATTTGATGAAGAAGGATTTCTCAATAATAAAGATCCTAAACTTTTCATTGCCTTAAAGATGCTTGATTCTGCGATTGACCCAAATGAGGCTTCTTATGATGAACTTCTAAGAGTTCCGGGAATAGGGCCAAAGAGTGCATATAGAATCGTCAACTATAGAAAAAAGAGTAAAATTTACAAAAGGGAGCAACTTCATAATTTGGGAGTTAGGGTCAAAAATGCCACGCCTTTTTTAAAAATCAATGGGGGCGAATACTTTAGAATTGACAGGTGGATAGAATGCAAAAGTCACTAA